A section of the Oryza sativa Japonica Group chromosome 1, ASM3414082v1 genome encodes:
- the LOC4326410 gene encoding ABC transporter B family member 9 isoform X1, with protein sequence MAAAAAREAADGGDINGGGGGGGERSSSPAAAAAGNSDVGRVAVRRMFAFADGADAALMAVGAAAAVANGMAQPLMTFIFGDVINAFGSTSSPDVLAKVTKVILNFVYLGIGAGFVSTLQVSCWTITGERQAARIRALYLKAILRQDIAFFDKEMSTGQVVERMSGDTFLIQDAIGEKSGKCIQLLSTFFGGFIIAFVRGWLLALVLLSCIPPIAVAGAFVSRLMTRISTRMQEKYGDAGNIAEQTIGAIRTVASFNGEKQAINTYNKFIRKAYESTLQEGVVNGLGLGTVMAILFCSYGLAVWYGSKLIVNRGYNGGIVINVLMSVMMGAMSLGQATPSITAFAEGQGAAYRMFKTIKRQPDIDVCDTKGIILEDITGDVELKDVYFSYPTRPEYLVFNGFSLQIPSGRTMALVGESGSGKSTVISLVERFYDPQSGEVLIDGIDIRRMNLGWIRGKISLVSQEPVLFSSTIRENIAYGKEDQTLEEIKRAVELANAAKFVDKLPNGLETMVGERGIQLSGGQKQRIAIARAIIKNPRILLLDEATSALDMESERVVQDALNRVMLERTTIIVAHRLSTVKNADVISVLQQGKMVEQGSHVELMKKPEGAYAQLIQLQGAQQDAEIHNDDTDMIIRSDSGSRSINVKPRSQSTSFRRSITKGSSFGHSGRHPIPAPLDFPDPMEFKDDLGMEETTDKVPRGQKKASISRLFYLNKPEAFVLVLGSVTAAMHGLMFPIFGILISSAIKMFYEPPSELLKDSRFWASMFVVVGASAFVLIPTEYFLFGLAGGKLVERIRSLTFRSVMHQEINWFDKPEHSSGSIGARLSVDALNVKRLVGDNLALNVQTVSTVISGFTIAMVANWKLALIITVVVPLVGFQAYAQMKFLKGFNKNAKLKYEEASQVATDAVGGIRTVASFCAEQKVIEAYEKKCESPVRQGIREGVVGGLGFGFSFLVFYFTYALCFYVGAKFVHQGVATFPEVFRVFFVLVLATSGISRTSAIGADSTKANESAVSIFEILDRKSKIDSSSEEGVVIASVRGDIEFHNVCFNYPLRPNIQIFKDLSLCIPSGKTVALVGESGSGKSTAIALLERFYDPDTGKILLDGVDLKTFKVSWLRIQIGLVAQEPVLFNDTIHANIAYGKQEQASQEEIMAAAEAANAHQFISALPDGYSTVVGERGIQLSGGQKQRVAIARAIMKDPKVLLLDEATSALDAESERVVQEALDRVMVGRTTVVVAHRLSTIKGADIIGVLKNGAIVEKGGHDELMRIKDGTYASLVELSSSSR encoded by the exons atggcggcggcggcggcgcgagaggcggcggacggcggcgacattaatgggggtggaggaggaggaggagagaggtcgtcgagccccgcggcggcggcggcggggaataGCGACGTGGGGCGCGTGGCGGTGCGGCGGATGTTCGCGTTCGCCGACGGGGCGGACGCGGCGCTGAtggcggtgggggcggcggcggcggtggcgaacgGGATGGCGCAGCCGCTCATGACGTTCATCTTCGGCGACGTCATCAACGCCTTCGGCTCCACCTCCTCGCCGGACGTCCTCGCCAAGGTCACCAAG gTGATTTTGAATTTTGTCTACCTTGGCATTGGAGCAGGATTTGTTTCAACTCTTC AGGTATCATGTTGGACAATCACTGGAGAAAGGCAGGCTGCACGAATCAGGGCATTGTATCTCAAGGCAATACTTAGACAGGACATTGCCTTTTTTGACAAGGAAATGAGCACTGGACAAGTGGTTGAGAGGATGTCAGGGGACACATTCCTCATTCAAGATGCCATTGGAGAAAAG AGTGGCAAGTGTATACAACTCCTTTCTACCTTCTTTGGAGGCTTCATTATTGCATTTGTGAGAGGATGGCTCTTGGCACTTGTGCTGCTCTCATGCATTCCTCCAATTGCGGTGGCCGGTGCTTTTGTGTCAAGGTTGATGACAAGAATCTCAACCCGCATGCAAGAAAAGTATGGTGATGCTGGAAACATTGCTGAACAGACTATTGGGGCCATTAGAACC GTTGCTTCATTCAATGGCGAGAAGcaagctataaacacatataacAAATTCATAAGAAAAGCTTATGAATCTACTCTACAAGAAGGTGTTGTTAATGGCCTTGGATTAGGTACCGTAATGGCAATCTTGTTTTGCAGTTATGGTTTGGCAGTTTGGTATGGATCGAAACTGATAGTCAACCGTGGATACAATGGTGGCATAGTTATAAATGTTCTAATGTCTGTCATGATGGGTGCAAT GTCCTTAGGTCAGGCAACACCATCAATAACAGCTTTTGCAGAAGGTCAAGGAGCAGCATATAGAATGTTTAAGACAATCAAAAGACAGCCAGATATTGATGTATGTGATACCAAAGGTATCATATTGGAAGACATCACGGGTGATGTTGAACTGAAGGATGTGTACTTCAGCTATCCTACCAGGCCGGAATATTTGGTATTCAATGGATTCTCCTTGCAAATACCAAGTGGCAGAACAATGGCCCTAGTTGGAGAGAGTGGCAGTGGAAAGTCAACTGTGATCAGCTTGGTGGAGAGATTTTATGATCCACAGTCTGGGGAAGTCTTGATTGATGGAATTGACATTAGAAGAATGAATCTGGGATGGATACGAGGAAAAATCAGTCTTGTTAGCCAAGAACCAGTGTTGTTCTCAAGTACAATCAGGGAAAACATCGCCTATGGGAAGGAGGATCAAACTCTTGAAGAGATCAAGAGAGCAGTAGAGCTTGCAAATGCAGCAAAATTTGTTGATAAGTTGCCAAAT GGTCTTGAGACGATGGTTGGGGAACGTGGAATTCAATTGTCCGGAGGGCAGAAGCAAAGAATAGCAATTGCTAGAGCAATTATAAAAAATCCTAGGATCTTGTTACTTGATGAAGCAACTAGTGCATTGGATATGGAATCTGAGAGGGTAGTTCAAGATGCTTTGAATAGGGTAATGCTTGAAAGGACTACAATTATTGTTGCACATCGCCTAAGTACAGTGAAGAATGCTGACGTGATTTCTGTTCTACAGCAGGGAAAGATGGTTGAACAAG GTTCTCATGTAGAACTGATGAAGAAACCTGAAGGTGCTTATGCTCAGCTGATCCAGCTCCAAGGGGCACAGCAGGATGCTGAAATCCATAATGACGACACTGACATGATAATAAGAAGCGATTCAGGCTCTAGGTCTATAAATGTAAAACCAAGAAGCCAAAGCACCTCATTTAGGAGATCAATTACTAAAGGCTCCTCTTTTGGGCATAGTGGCAGGCATCCTATCCCTGCTCCCCTTGACTTTCCAGATCCCATGGAATTCAAGGATGATCTGGGCATGGAGGAGACTACAGACAAAGTGCCTCGTGGCCAGAAGAAAGCTTCAATCAGTCGACTGTTCTATCTGAACAAACCAGAAGCTTTTGTTCTTGTACTTGGTTCTGTAACCGCGGCAATGCATGGACTCATGTTTCCAATATTTGGCATACTGATCTCAAGTGCAATAAAGATGTTTTATGAGCCACCATCAGAACTCCTGAAGGACTCCAGGTTCTGGGCAAGCATGTTTGTTGTGGTGGGAGCTTCTGCATTTGTTCTGATTCCAACCGAGTACTTCCTGTTTGGATTAGCAGGTGGAAAGCTTGTGGAGCGTATACGTTCACTGACATTCCGAAGTGTCATGCACCAGGAAATCAACTGGTTTGACAAACCTGAACACTCTAG TGGATCGATTGGTGCAAGGCTGTCTGTTGATGCTCTGAATGTGAAGCGCCTTGTTGGAGACAATTTGGCACTTAATGTCCAGACTGTATCAACTGTCATATCAGGTTTTACAATAGCAATGGTGGCAAACTGGAAGCTGGCATTGATTATAACAGTGGTAGTTCCTTTGGTTGGTTTCCAAGCCTATGCTCAAATGAAGTTTTTGAAAGGTTTCAACAAAAACGCAAAG CTGAAGTATGAAGAAGCAAGTCAAGTAGCAACTGATGCAGTTGGAGGCATCAGAACTGTGGCATCATTTTGTGCTGAGCAGAAAGTGATAGAAGCATATGAGAAAAAATGTGAATCTCCAGTAAGGCAAGGAATAAGGGAAGGTGTAGTTGGTGGCTTGGGTTTTGGCTTCTCCTTCCTTGTGTTCTACTTTACTTATGCTCTCTGCTTCTATGTTGGAGCAAAGTTTGTTCACCAAGGAGTGGCAACGTTTCCTGAAGTGTTTAGG GTCTTCTTTGTTTTAGTTTTGGCTACCAGTGGAATCTCACGAACAAGTGCAATAGGCGCAGACAGCACCAAGGCTAATGAATCAGCTGTTTCTATCTTCGAAATCCTTGACCGGAAATCCAAGATTGATTCCAGCAGCGAGGAGGGTGTGGTCATTGCAAGTGTGAGGGGTGACATTGAGTTCCATAATGTGTGCTTCAATTACCCCCTACGCCCAAATATTCAAATATTTAAAGATCTCTCCTTGTGCATTCCCTCTGGAAAG ACTGTTGCACTGGTTGGAGAGAGCGGAAGCGGGAAGTCCACGGCGATTGCGCTGCTTGAAAGGTTCTACGACCCGGATACCGGCAAGATCCTTCTTGATGGGGTGGATCTCAAGACATTCAAGGTCAGCTGGCTTCGTATTCAGATCGGGCTCGTGGCACAAGAACCGGTATTGTTCAATGACACCATCCACGCCAACATAGCTTATGGGAAGCAAGAACAGGCATCTCAGGAGGAGATCATGGCCGCTGCCGAAGCAGCAAACGCGCACCAGTTCATCTCGGCTCTGCCTGACGGGTACAGCACCGTCGTCGGCGAGAGAGGGATCCAACTGTCAGGCGGGCAGAAGCAGCGCGTCGCCATCGCGAGGGCCATCATGAAGGACCCCAAGGTGCTCCTGCTCGACGAGGCGACGAGCGCGCTGGACGCAGAGTCGGAGCGCGTGGTGCAGGAGGCGCTGGACCGGGTGATGGTGGGGAGGACGACCGTGGTGGTGGCGCATCGGCTGTCGACGATAAAAGGCGCGGACATCATCGGCGTCCTCAAGAACGGGGCGATAGTGGAAAAAGGGGGGCATGATGAACTGATGCGGATAAAGGATGGAACCTATGCTTCGCTTGTCGAGCTTAGTTCAAGTTCAAGGTAA
- the LOC4326410 gene encoding ABC transporter B family member 11 isoform X2: MSTGQVVERMSGDTFLIQDAIGEKSGKCIQLLSTFFGGFIIAFVRGWLLALVLLSCIPPIAVAGAFVSRLMTRISTRMQEKYGDAGNIAEQTIGAIRTVASFNGEKQAINTYNKFIRKAYESTLQEGVVNGLGLGTVMAILFCSYGLAVWYGSKLIVNRGYNGGIVINVLMSVMMGAMSLGQATPSITAFAEGQGAAYRMFKTIKRQPDIDVCDTKGIILEDITGDVELKDVYFSYPTRPEYLVFNGFSLQIPSGRTMALVGESGSGKSTVISLVERFYDPQSGEVLIDGIDIRRMNLGWIRGKISLVSQEPVLFSSTIRENIAYGKEDQTLEEIKRAVELANAAKFVDKLPNGLETMVGERGIQLSGGQKQRIAIARAIIKNPRILLLDEATSALDMESERVVQDALNRVMLERTTIIVAHRLSTVKNADVISVLQQGKMVEQGSHVELMKKPEGAYAQLIQLQGAQQDAEIHNDDTDMIIRSDSGSRSINVKPRSQSTSFRRSITKGSSFGHSGRHPIPAPLDFPDPMEFKDDLGMEETTDKVPRGQKKASISRLFYLNKPEAFVLVLGSVTAAMHGLMFPIFGILISSAIKMFYEPPSELLKDSRFWASMFVVVGASAFVLIPTEYFLFGLAGGKLVERIRSLTFRSVMHQEINWFDKPEHSSGSIGARLSVDALNVKRLVGDNLALNVQTVSTVISGFTIAMVANWKLALIITVVVPLVGFQAYAQMKFLKGFNKNAKLKYEEASQVATDAVGGIRTVASFCAEQKVIEAYEKKCESPVRQGIREGVVGGLGFGFSFLVFYFTYALCFYVGAKFVHQGVATFPEVFRVFFVLVLATSGISRTSAIGADSTKANESAVSIFEILDRKSKIDSSSEEGVVIASVRGDIEFHNVCFNYPLRPNIQIFKDLSLCIPSGKTVALVGESGSGKSTAIALLERFYDPDTGKILLDGVDLKTFKVSWLRIQIGLVAQEPVLFNDTIHANIAYGKQEQASQEEIMAAAEAANAHQFISALPDGYSTVVGERGIQLSGGQKQRVAIARAIMKDPKVLLLDEATSALDAESERVVQEALDRVMVGRTTVVVAHRLSTIKGADIIGVLKNGAIVEKGGHDELMRIKDGTYASLVELSSSSR; this comes from the exons ATGAGCACTGGACAAGTGGTTGAGAGGATGTCAGGGGACACATTCCTCATTCAAGATGCCATTGGAGAAAAG AGTGGCAAGTGTATACAACTCCTTTCTACCTTCTTTGGAGGCTTCATTATTGCATTTGTGAGAGGATGGCTCTTGGCACTTGTGCTGCTCTCATGCATTCCTCCAATTGCGGTGGCCGGTGCTTTTGTGTCAAGGTTGATGACAAGAATCTCAACCCGCATGCAAGAAAAGTATGGTGATGCTGGAAACATTGCTGAACAGACTATTGGGGCCATTAGAACC GTTGCTTCATTCAATGGCGAGAAGcaagctataaacacatataacAAATTCATAAGAAAAGCTTATGAATCTACTCTACAAGAAGGTGTTGTTAATGGCCTTGGATTAGGTACCGTAATGGCAATCTTGTTTTGCAGTTATGGTTTGGCAGTTTGGTATGGATCGAAACTGATAGTCAACCGTGGATACAATGGTGGCATAGTTATAAATGTTCTAATGTCTGTCATGATGGGTGCAAT GTCCTTAGGTCAGGCAACACCATCAATAACAGCTTTTGCAGAAGGTCAAGGAGCAGCATATAGAATGTTTAAGACAATCAAAAGACAGCCAGATATTGATGTATGTGATACCAAAGGTATCATATTGGAAGACATCACGGGTGATGTTGAACTGAAGGATGTGTACTTCAGCTATCCTACCAGGCCGGAATATTTGGTATTCAATGGATTCTCCTTGCAAATACCAAGTGGCAGAACAATGGCCCTAGTTGGAGAGAGTGGCAGTGGAAAGTCAACTGTGATCAGCTTGGTGGAGAGATTTTATGATCCACAGTCTGGGGAAGTCTTGATTGATGGAATTGACATTAGAAGAATGAATCTGGGATGGATACGAGGAAAAATCAGTCTTGTTAGCCAAGAACCAGTGTTGTTCTCAAGTACAATCAGGGAAAACATCGCCTATGGGAAGGAGGATCAAACTCTTGAAGAGATCAAGAGAGCAGTAGAGCTTGCAAATGCAGCAAAATTTGTTGATAAGTTGCCAAAT GGTCTTGAGACGATGGTTGGGGAACGTGGAATTCAATTGTCCGGAGGGCAGAAGCAAAGAATAGCAATTGCTAGAGCAATTATAAAAAATCCTAGGATCTTGTTACTTGATGAAGCAACTAGTGCATTGGATATGGAATCTGAGAGGGTAGTTCAAGATGCTTTGAATAGGGTAATGCTTGAAAGGACTACAATTATTGTTGCACATCGCCTAAGTACAGTGAAGAATGCTGACGTGATTTCTGTTCTACAGCAGGGAAAGATGGTTGAACAAG GTTCTCATGTAGAACTGATGAAGAAACCTGAAGGTGCTTATGCTCAGCTGATCCAGCTCCAAGGGGCACAGCAGGATGCTGAAATCCATAATGACGACACTGACATGATAATAAGAAGCGATTCAGGCTCTAGGTCTATAAATGTAAAACCAAGAAGCCAAAGCACCTCATTTAGGAGATCAATTACTAAAGGCTCCTCTTTTGGGCATAGTGGCAGGCATCCTATCCCTGCTCCCCTTGACTTTCCAGATCCCATGGAATTCAAGGATGATCTGGGCATGGAGGAGACTACAGACAAAGTGCCTCGTGGCCAGAAGAAAGCTTCAATCAGTCGACTGTTCTATCTGAACAAACCAGAAGCTTTTGTTCTTGTACTTGGTTCTGTAACCGCGGCAATGCATGGACTCATGTTTCCAATATTTGGCATACTGATCTCAAGTGCAATAAAGATGTTTTATGAGCCACCATCAGAACTCCTGAAGGACTCCAGGTTCTGGGCAAGCATGTTTGTTGTGGTGGGAGCTTCTGCATTTGTTCTGATTCCAACCGAGTACTTCCTGTTTGGATTAGCAGGTGGAAAGCTTGTGGAGCGTATACGTTCACTGACATTCCGAAGTGTCATGCACCAGGAAATCAACTGGTTTGACAAACCTGAACACTCTAG TGGATCGATTGGTGCAAGGCTGTCTGTTGATGCTCTGAATGTGAAGCGCCTTGTTGGAGACAATTTGGCACTTAATGTCCAGACTGTATCAACTGTCATATCAGGTTTTACAATAGCAATGGTGGCAAACTGGAAGCTGGCATTGATTATAACAGTGGTAGTTCCTTTGGTTGGTTTCCAAGCCTATGCTCAAATGAAGTTTTTGAAAGGTTTCAACAAAAACGCAAAG CTGAAGTATGAAGAAGCAAGTCAAGTAGCAACTGATGCAGTTGGAGGCATCAGAACTGTGGCATCATTTTGTGCTGAGCAGAAAGTGATAGAAGCATATGAGAAAAAATGTGAATCTCCAGTAAGGCAAGGAATAAGGGAAGGTGTAGTTGGTGGCTTGGGTTTTGGCTTCTCCTTCCTTGTGTTCTACTTTACTTATGCTCTCTGCTTCTATGTTGGAGCAAAGTTTGTTCACCAAGGAGTGGCAACGTTTCCTGAAGTGTTTAGG GTCTTCTTTGTTTTAGTTTTGGCTACCAGTGGAATCTCACGAACAAGTGCAATAGGCGCAGACAGCACCAAGGCTAATGAATCAGCTGTTTCTATCTTCGAAATCCTTGACCGGAAATCCAAGATTGATTCCAGCAGCGAGGAGGGTGTGGTCATTGCAAGTGTGAGGGGTGACATTGAGTTCCATAATGTGTGCTTCAATTACCCCCTACGCCCAAATATTCAAATATTTAAAGATCTCTCCTTGTGCATTCCCTCTGGAAAG ACTGTTGCACTGGTTGGAGAGAGCGGAAGCGGGAAGTCCACGGCGATTGCGCTGCTTGAAAGGTTCTACGACCCGGATACCGGCAAGATCCTTCTTGATGGGGTGGATCTCAAGACATTCAAGGTCAGCTGGCTTCGTATTCAGATCGGGCTCGTGGCACAAGAACCGGTATTGTTCAATGACACCATCCACGCCAACATAGCTTATGGGAAGCAAGAACAGGCATCTCAGGAGGAGATCATGGCCGCTGCCGAAGCAGCAAACGCGCACCAGTTCATCTCGGCTCTGCCTGACGGGTACAGCACCGTCGTCGGCGAGAGAGGGATCCAACTGTCAGGCGGGCAGAAGCAGCGCGTCGCCATCGCGAGGGCCATCATGAAGGACCCCAAGGTGCTCCTGCTCGACGAGGCGACGAGCGCGCTGGACGCAGAGTCGGAGCGCGTGGTGCAGGAGGCGCTGGACCGGGTGATGGTGGGGAGGACGACCGTGGTGGTGGCGCATCGGCTGTCGACGATAAAAGGCGCGGACATCATCGGCGTCCTCAAGAACGGGGCGATAGTGGAAAAAGGGGGGCATGATGAACTGATGCGGATAAAGGATGGAACCTATGCTTCGCTTGTCGAGCTTAGTTCAAGTTCAAGGTAA